The following are encoded in a window of Strix aluco isolate bStrAlu1 chromosome 15, bStrAlu1.hap1, whole genome shotgun sequence genomic DNA:
- the CEP20 gene encoding centrosomal protein 20 isoform X5 — protein sequence MATVAELKAVLKDTLEKRGALGQIKARIRAEVFNALDDQSEPRPPLSHENLLINELIREYLEYNKYKYAASVLTAGLPAALSQIIPLVCKKTYPLLLILKVNALTKQLMQEQENLLAACKIKIPFLKYLLLFWKMANHIFKAFITFFFSHWHLDKIK from the exons ATGGCGACGGTGGCGGAGCTGAAAGCAG TTTTAAAGGACACGCTGGAAAAAAGAGGTGCTCTTGGACAAATAAAAGCAAGGATCAGAGCTGAAGTGTTTAATGCACTGGATGACCAAAGTGAACCACGGCCACCACTGTCTCATGAAAATCTCTTAATCAACGAACTAATTCGTGAATACCTGGAATATAACAAATATAAATACGCAGCATCTGTTTTAACAGCAG GTTTACCTGCAGCATTAAGCCAAATCATACCATTAGTTTGCAAGAAAACTTACCCTTTGCTCCTTATCCTTAAGGTAAATGCTTTGACAAAGCAGTTGATGCAAGAGCAAGAAAACTTGCTAGCAGCCTGCAAAATCAAAATACCTTTCTTGAaatatctgcttttgttttggaaaatggctaaccatatttttaaagcatttatcactttttttttttctcactggcatttggataaaataaaataa
- the CEP20 gene encoding centrosomal protein 20 isoform X2: MATVAELKAVLKDTLEKRGALGQIKARIRAEVFNALDDQSEPRPPLSHENLLINELIREYLEYNKYKYAASVLTAESGQPEVPLDRQFLAKELNIVEDANGKSVPLLYGIISHFLHGGNEESTQNILPKVSLLNYPKQNLGKPPTERNQKDRIPEPGKMAGTSIEEPLVLQSINR, translated from the exons ATGGCGACGGTGGCGGAGCTGAAAGCAG TTTTAAAGGACACGCTGGAAAAAAGAGGTGCTCTTGGACAAATAAAAGCAAGGATCAGAGCTGAAGTGTTTAATGCACTGGATGACCAAAGTGAACCACGGCCACCACTGTCTCATGAAAATCTCTTAATCAACGAACTAATTCGTGAATACCTGGAATATAACAAATATAAATACGCAGCATCTGTTTTAACAGCAG AATCTGGCCAGCCTGAAGTGCCCTTGGATAGACAGTTTCTTGCCAAAGAGCTGAACATAGTCGAAGACGCAAATGGAAAGTCAGT ACCTCTCTTGTATGGAATTATCTCTCATTTCTTACATGGTGGTAATGAAGAAAGTACCCAGAATATCCTTCCAAAAGTGTCTTTGCTGAATTATCCAAAGCAGAACCTTGGGAAACCACCTACTGAGAGAAATCAAAAAG atagAATTCCAGAACCAGGAAAGATGGCTGGCACGAGCATCGAAGAGCCCCTTGTTTTACAAAGTATAAACAGATGA
- the CEP20 gene encoding centrosomal protein 20 isoform X1: MATVAELKAVLKDTLEKRGALGQIKARIRAEVFNALDDQSEPRPPLSHENLLINELIREYLEYNKYKYAASVLTAESGQPEVPLDRQFLAKELNIVEDANGKSVRPLLYGIISHFLHGGNEESTQNILPKVSLLNYPKQNLGKPPTERNQKDRIPEPGKMAGTSIEEPLVLQSINR, encoded by the exons ATGGCGACGGTGGCGGAGCTGAAAGCAG TTTTAAAGGACACGCTGGAAAAAAGAGGTGCTCTTGGACAAATAAAAGCAAGGATCAGAGCTGAAGTGTTTAATGCACTGGATGACCAAAGTGAACCACGGCCACCACTGTCTCATGAAAATCTCTTAATCAACGAACTAATTCGTGAATACCTGGAATATAACAAATATAAATACGCAGCATCTGTTTTAACAGCAG AATCTGGCCAGCCTGAAGTGCCCTTGGATAGACAGTTTCTTGCCAAAGAGCTGAACATAGTCGAAGACGCAAATGGAAAGTCAGT CAGACCTCTCTTGTATGGAATTATCTCTCATTTCTTACATGGTGGTAATGAAGAAAGTACCCAGAATATCCTTCCAAAAGTGTCTTTGCTGAATTATCCAAAGCAGAACCTTGGGAAACCACCTACTGAGAGAAATCAAAAAG atagAATTCCAGAACCAGGAAAGATGGCTGGCACGAGCATCGAAGAGCCCCTTGTTTTACAAAGTATAAACAGATGA
- the CEP20 gene encoding centrosomal protein 20 isoform X3: MATVAELKAVLKDTLEKRGALGQIKARIRAEVFNALDDQSEPRPPLSHENLLINELIREYLEYNKYKYAASVLTAESGQPEVPLDRQFLAKELNIVEDANGKPLLYGIISHFLHGGNEESTQNILPKVSLLNYPKQNLGKPPTERNQKDRIPEPGKMAGTSIEEPLVLQSINR, from the exons ATGGCGACGGTGGCGGAGCTGAAAGCAG TTTTAAAGGACACGCTGGAAAAAAGAGGTGCTCTTGGACAAATAAAAGCAAGGATCAGAGCTGAAGTGTTTAATGCACTGGATGACCAAAGTGAACCACGGCCACCACTGTCTCATGAAAATCTCTTAATCAACGAACTAATTCGTGAATACCTGGAATATAACAAATATAAATACGCAGCATCTGTTTTAACAGCAG AATCTGGCCAGCCTGAAGTGCCCTTGGATAGACAGTTTCTTGCCAAAGAGCTGAACATAGTCGAAGACGCAAATGGAAA ACCTCTCTTGTATGGAATTATCTCTCATTTCTTACATGGTGGTAATGAAGAAAGTACCCAGAATATCCTTCCAAAAGTGTCTTTGCTGAATTATCCAAAGCAGAACCTTGGGAAACCACCTACTGAGAGAAATCAAAAAG atagAATTCCAGAACCAGGAAAGATGGCTGGCACGAGCATCGAAGAGCCCCTTGTTTTACAAAGTATAAACAGATGA
- the CEP20 gene encoding centrosomal protein 20 isoform X7: MATVAELKAVLKDTLEKRGALGQIKARIRAEVFNALDDQSEPRPPLSHENLLINELIREYLEYNKYKYAASVLTAESGQPEVPLDRQFLAKELNIVEDANGKSV; this comes from the exons ATGGCGACGGTGGCGGAGCTGAAAGCAG TTTTAAAGGACACGCTGGAAAAAAGAGGTGCTCTTGGACAAATAAAAGCAAGGATCAGAGCTGAAGTGTTTAATGCACTGGATGACCAAAGTGAACCACGGCCACCACTGTCTCATGAAAATCTCTTAATCAACGAACTAATTCGTGAATACCTGGAATATAACAAATATAAATACGCAGCATCTGTTTTAACAGCAG AATCTGGCCAGCCTGAAGTGCCCTTGGATAGACAGTTTCTTGCCAAAGAGCTGAACATAGTCGAAGACGCAAATGGAAAGTCAGTGTAA
- the CEP20 gene encoding centrosomal protein 20 isoform X6, which yields MATVAELKAVLKDTLEKRGALGQIKARIRAEVFNALDDQSEPRPPLSHENLLINELIREYLEYNKYKYAASVLTAGLPAALSQIIPLVCKKTYPLLLILKTQRFI from the exons ATGGCGACGGTGGCGGAGCTGAAAGCAG TTTTAAAGGACACGCTGGAAAAAAGAGGTGCTCTTGGACAAATAAAAGCAAGGATCAGAGCTGAAGTGTTTAATGCACTGGATGACCAAAGTGAACCACGGCCACCACTGTCTCATGAAAATCTCTTAATCAACGAACTAATTCGTGAATACCTGGAATATAACAAATATAAATACGCAGCATCTGTTTTAACAGCAG GTTTACCTGCAGCATTAAGCCAAATCATACCATTAGTTTGCAAGAAAACTTACCCTTTGCTCCTTATCCTTAAG ACGCAAAGATTCATCTGA
- the CEP20 gene encoding centrosomal protein 20 isoform X4, whose product MRRFLKDTLEKRGALGQIKARIRAEVFNALDDQSEPRPPLSHENLLINELIREYLEYNKYKYAASVLTAESGQPEVPLDRQFLAKELNIVEDANGKSVRPLLYGIISHFLHGGNEESTQNILPKVSLLNYPKQNLGKPPTERNQKDRIPEPGKMAGTSIEEPLVLQSINR is encoded by the exons ATGCGCAGGT TTTTAAAGGACACGCTGGAAAAAAGAGGTGCTCTTGGACAAATAAAAGCAAGGATCAGAGCTGAAGTGTTTAATGCACTGGATGACCAAAGTGAACCACGGCCACCACTGTCTCATGAAAATCTCTTAATCAACGAACTAATTCGTGAATACCTGGAATATAACAAATATAAATACGCAGCATCTGTTTTAACAGCAG AATCTGGCCAGCCTGAAGTGCCCTTGGATAGACAGTTTCTTGCCAAAGAGCTGAACATAGTCGAAGACGCAAATGGAAAGTCAGT CAGACCTCTCTTGTATGGAATTATCTCTCATTTCTTACATGGTGGTAATGAAGAAAGTACCCAGAATATCCTTCCAAAAGTGTCTTTGCTGAATTATCCAAAGCAGAACCTTGGGAAACCACCTACTGAGAGAAATCAAAAAG atagAATTCCAGAACCAGGAAAGATGGCTGGCACGAGCATCGAAGAGCCCCTTGTTTTACAAAGTATAAACAGATGA